A region from the Clavibacter sp. A6099 genome encodes:
- a CDS encoding acyltransferase family protein — protein MTGTPTSAPARVRMLLPGIEGLRGVAAVAVLLYHVQRQLARPTTDVPLVGEVAFFSHGVTLFFVLSGFLLFLPFARGLVDGGAMPRLSRYAANRVLRVFPGYIVVLLLVSLVLRIAILPRETRDAGISVGTLGPVDTIVNALLLQGYAPRTLRSGIEVAWTLAVEVSFYVVLPVVALLAARLLRGRATWIRALAPAAVLLLIGVAGKVWSMMAQAPLGHRGRLASEWGVTWEAVANRSILVHADLFAYGMAAAVVLLALSADEALRDRVTAWRVPAGIAAAALIVVASEAPVGAFEESIVAASCATLLLLVALPRRGGSLGPVTRFLELRWIAWLGTISFSVYLWHLPVIRFLRRAGLVLPDTLAGFALNTLVVGAVTLALSAATYYAIERPALRLKAVSR, from the coding sequence ATGACCGGGACCCCGACGTCCGCACCCGCGCGCGTGCGCATGCTCCTGCCCGGCATCGAGGGGCTCCGCGGGGTCGCCGCCGTCGCCGTGCTGCTGTACCACGTGCAGCGTCAGCTGGCCCGGCCCACGACCGACGTCCCGCTCGTCGGCGAGGTCGCCTTCTTCAGCCACGGCGTCACGCTGTTCTTCGTGCTCAGCGGCTTCCTGCTGTTCCTGCCGTTCGCCCGCGGACTCGTCGACGGGGGCGCGATGCCGCGGCTGTCGCGCTACGCCGCGAACCGCGTCCTCCGCGTCTTCCCGGGATACATCGTGGTGCTGCTGCTCGTGAGCCTCGTGCTGCGCATCGCGATCCTGCCGCGCGAGACCCGCGACGCCGGCATCTCAGTGGGCACGCTCGGACCGGTCGACACGATCGTGAACGCGCTGCTGCTGCAGGGCTACGCACCGCGCACGCTCCGCAGCGGGATCGAGGTCGCGTGGACGCTCGCCGTCGAGGTGTCCTTCTACGTGGTGCTGCCCGTCGTGGCGCTCCTCGCGGCGCGGCTGCTGCGGGGGAGGGCCACGTGGATCCGCGCCCTCGCACCCGCGGCCGTGCTCCTGCTGATCGGCGTGGCCGGCAAGGTGTGGTCGATGATGGCGCAGGCGCCGCTAGGTCACCGCGGGCGCCTCGCGAGCGAGTGGGGCGTGACGTGGGAGGCGGTCGCGAACCGCAGCATCCTCGTGCACGCGGACCTCTTCGCCTACGGCATGGCGGCGGCGGTCGTCCTGCTCGCCCTGTCCGCGGACGAGGCGCTGCGCGACCGCGTCACCGCCTGGCGGGTGCCCGCCGGGATCGCTGCCGCCGCGCTCATCGTCGTCGCCTCGGAGGCGCCCGTGGGCGCGTTCGAGGAGAGCATCGTGGCCGCCTCGTGCGCGACGCTCCTGCTCCTCGTGGCCCTGCCGCGGCGCGGGGGATCCCTCGGCCCGGTGACGCGGTTCCTCGAGCTGCGCTGGATCGCCTGGCTCGGCACGATCTCGTTCAGCGTGTACCTCTGGCACCTGCCGGTGATCCGCTTCCTCCGCCGCGCGGGCCTCGTGCTCCCGGACACGCTCGCGGGCTTCGCCCTCAACACGCTCGTGGTGGGGGCGGTGACGCTCGCGCTCTCGGCAGCGACCTACTACGCGATCGAGCGGCCGGCGCTGCGGCTGAAGGCCGTCTCGCGCTAG
- a CDS encoding VanZ family protein, whose product MDPAAPAPPPDAPAEGTATGRSTWGARRDRERRLIRRRQATLLLLAYVALIGLVTLTPDSVDRGVYPYLMRGVVFVQHHGIPGFRYSMIEEVANVALFAPLGMLGVLAFGARRWWIVVIAGTTMSATVELAQGAFLPARVASVTDVAANGAGALLGATTAALIAARTRRRGRIRS is encoded by the coding sequence ATGGATCCCGCCGCCCCCGCTCCGCCGCCGGACGCGCCGGCCGAGGGCACCGCGACCGGCCGTTCGACCTGGGGCGCGAGGCGGGACCGCGAGCGCCGACTCATCCGCCGGCGGCAGGCGACCCTCCTGCTCCTGGCGTACGTCGCCCTGATCGGGCTGGTCACGCTCACCCCGGACAGCGTCGACCGCGGCGTCTACCCCTACCTGATGCGCGGCGTCGTGTTCGTGCAGCACCACGGCATCCCCGGGTTCCGCTACTCGATGATCGAGGAGGTCGCCAACGTCGCCCTGTTCGCGCCGCTCGGCATGCTCGGCGTGCTCGCCTTCGGGGCTCGGCGCTGGTGGATCGTCGTGATCGCCGGGACCACCATGTCGGCGACGGTGGAGCTCGCGCAGGGCGCGTTCCTGCCGGCGCGCGTGGCGTCCGTCACCGACGTGGCGGCCAACGGCGCAGGAGCTCTCCTCGGTGCGACGACGGCGGCGCTCATCGCGGCCCGGACGCGACGACGCGGGCGGATCCGGTCGTGA
- a CDS encoding DUF4012 domain-containing protein: MTVAGATIAAILVLWIAWVAARALLARGELEQAVPLASSVQSDLLAGDPAGASANVAQLREHSARAVSLTGDPVWAVTEHVPFVGPNLRAFREISGIVDRIGGEALQPVVGIAGTLDVASLTPKDGRLDLDPIVAAQDPVRQADEALDTALTDVTAIDTGSTIRPVADAVARLKETVGKAAETLAVVRHVTDLAPAMLGADGDRSYLLMFQNNAEVRSTGGIPGALALVRTGGGAFSLAGQDSARAFPRLAEPALPLDPQTAGLYGTITGRYMQDVTLTPEFPQAAPLAAEMWRLKHGQAVDGVISIDPVALSYLLEATGPITLATGDVLRSDDAVDLLLHDVYLRYPNPDVQDAVFASVADSVFAKVSSGDVDPAALVKALGHAAEERRILIWNSRADEQATLDGTTFQGSLPADNDESTVFGVFLNDSTGAKMDYFLSLRTTLAMAMCRDDGRPDYRTEVILGSTAPADAASLPFVVTGGGVYGVAPGDVKTRVAVYGPPGTVPLRVHIDGQETQFQPEIVGGRAVAQVEVTLKPGQEVRITVDTLGDKKTDTPLSIVTTPVIDTIATEFRSLSCDASQ; the protein is encoded by the coding sequence GTGACGGTCGCCGGTGCCACGATCGCCGCCATCCTCGTCCTCTGGATCGCGTGGGTCGCCGCCCGCGCCCTCCTCGCCCGCGGGGAGCTCGAGCAGGCGGTGCCGCTCGCGTCCTCCGTGCAGAGCGACCTCCTGGCGGGCGACCCCGCGGGAGCGTCGGCGAACGTCGCGCAGCTGCGCGAGCACTCCGCGCGCGCGGTGTCGCTCACGGGGGATCCGGTCTGGGCCGTCACCGAGCACGTGCCGTTCGTGGGTCCCAACCTCCGCGCCTTCCGCGAGATCTCCGGCATCGTCGACCGCATCGGCGGCGAAGCGCTGCAGCCCGTCGTCGGCATCGCCGGCACGCTCGACGTCGCGAGCCTCACGCCGAAGGACGGACGGCTCGACCTCGACCCGATCGTGGCCGCGCAGGATCCCGTCCGCCAGGCCGACGAAGCGCTCGACACGGCGCTGACCGACGTGACGGCCATCGACACCGGCAGCACCATCCGCCCGGTCGCCGACGCCGTCGCGCGCCTCAAGGAGACGGTGGGCAAGGCGGCCGAGACGCTCGCCGTAGTGCGCCACGTCACCGACCTCGCGCCCGCAATGCTCGGCGCCGACGGCGACCGCAGCTACCTGCTCATGTTCCAGAACAACGCCGAGGTGCGCTCCACGGGCGGCATCCCCGGCGCCCTGGCGCTCGTCCGCACGGGTGGCGGCGCGTTCTCGCTCGCCGGCCAGGACTCGGCGCGCGCGTTCCCGCGCCTCGCGGAGCCCGCCCTGCCGCTGGATCCCCAGACCGCCGGCCTCTACGGCACCATCACCGGCCGCTACATGCAGGACGTGACGCTGACGCCCGAGTTCCCCCAGGCCGCGCCGCTCGCCGCCGAGATGTGGCGACTCAAGCACGGCCAGGCCGTCGACGGCGTGATCAGCATCGACCCGGTCGCCCTCTCGTACCTGCTCGAGGCCACCGGCCCCATCACGCTCGCGACCGGCGACGTGCTCCGCTCCGACGACGCCGTCGACCTCCTCCTGCACGACGTGTACCTCCGGTACCCGAACCCGGACGTCCAGGACGCGGTCTTCGCGAGCGTGGCCGACTCGGTGTTCGCGAAGGTCTCCTCGGGGGACGTGGACCCGGCCGCGCTGGTGAAGGCCCTGGGGCACGCCGCCGAGGAGCGTCGCATCCTGATCTGGAACTCGCGCGCCGACGAGCAGGCGACCCTCGACGGCACCACGTTCCAGGGCTCGCTGCCGGCCGACAACGACGAGTCGACGGTCTTCGGCGTGTTCCTCAACGACTCGACCGGCGCGAAGATGGACTACTTCCTCTCGCTGAGGACCACGCTGGCCATGGCCATGTGCCGGGACGACGGCAGGCCGGACTACCGCACCGAGGTGATCCTCGGATCCACGGCCCCGGCCGACGCGGCCTCGCTGCCCTTCGTCGTCACGGGCGGAGGCGTGTACGGCGTCGCGCCCGGTGACGTCAAGACGCGCGTGGCGGTGTACGGTCCCCCGGGCACGGTGCCGCTGCGGGTGCACATCGACGGCCAGGAGACGCAGTTCCAGCCGGAGATCGTCGGCGGGCGGGCCGTCGCCCAGGTCGAGGTGACGCTCAAGCCCGGTCAGGAGGTCCGCATAACGGTGGACACGCTGGGGGACAAAAAGACCGACACACCCCTCTCCATCGTGACCACCCCGGTAATTGACACGATCGCGACAGAGTTCCGATCCCTGTCCTGCGACGCTTCCCAGTAG
- a CDS encoding polysaccharide biosynthesis tyrosine autokinase, protein MELREYIRILRRSWVLILLVLLLGVGAAAGYSLVQTPEYRASSKVFVSTQSAGTVQDLSQGSTFTQQAVKSYADVVATPAVLEPVIAQLGLDATADSLAPKVTATAAADTVIIQISVEDEQAESAATIANAVARSFTDFVAELTPLDVNGQPQVKITTLQEARIPASPVSPQVPLNLALGGLIGLALGVAAAVLRATLDTRIRGERDLRLVTHAPILGGIAYDPKAKERPLIVQSDPRSPRAESFRSLRTNLQFLDFGGRARSFVITSAVESEGKSTTSANLAIALSDAGARVAVIDADLRRPKLASYLGLEGAVGLTDVLIGRAELKDVLQPWGNRNMFVLPAGQIPPNPSELLGSRTMVTLLKELEAEFDTVLIDAPPLLPVTDSAVLSKSAGGAILIVSSGRAHRGQVHAAIESLNSVGAEVLGVVLTMLPTKGPDAYGYGQYGYSYVRPDSAETTSPAAP, encoded by the coding sequence GTGGAACTGCGTGAATACATCCGGATCCTGCGACGGTCGTGGGTGCTCATCCTGCTGGTCCTGCTGCTCGGCGTGGGCGCCGCGGCCGGCTACTCGCTCGTACAGACGCCCGAGTACCGGGCGTCGTCCAAGGTGTTCGTCTCGACGCAGTCGGCGGGCACGGTGCAGGACCTGAGCCAGGGCAGCACGTTCACGCAGCAGGCGGTCAAGAGCTACGCCGACGTGGTGGCGACGCCCGCGGTGCTCGAGCCGGTCATCGCCCAGCTGGGTCTCGACGCGACCGCGGACTCGCTGGCCCCGAAGGTCACCGCGACCGCGGCGGCCGACACCGTCATCATCCAGATCTCCGTCGAGGACGAGCAGGCCGAGTCGGCCGCCACCATCGCGAACGCGGTGGCCCGGAGCTTCACCGACTTCGTCGCCGAGCTCACGCCGCTCGACGTCAACGGCCAGCCGCAGGTGAAGATCACCACCCTGCAGGAGGCGCGGATCCCGGCTTCGCCCGTGTCCCCGCAGGTCCCGCTGAACCTCGCGCTGGGCGGTCTCATCGGCCTCGCGCTCGGCGTCGCGGCGGCCGTGCTGCGTGCCACGCTCGACACGCGGATCCGCGGCGAGCGCGACCTGCGCCTCGTCACGCACGCCCCCATCCTCGGCGGGATCGCGTACGACCCGAAGGCCAAGGAGCGCCCGCTCATCGTGCAGTCGGATCCGCGCAGCCCGCGCGCCGAGTCCTTCCGGAGCCTGCGCACGAACCTGCAGTTCCTCGACTTCGGCGGCCGCGCGCGCAGCTTCGTCATCACGAGCGCGGTGGAGTCCGAGGGCAAGTCCACCACGAGCGCCAACCTCGCCATCGCGCTGAGCGACGCGGGCGCCCGGGTCGCGGTCATCGACGCCGACCTGCGCCGCCCGAAGCTCGCGTCCTACCTGGGGCTCGAGGGCGCGGTCGGGCTCACCGACGTGCTCATCGGCCGCGCGGAGCTGAAGGACGTCCTGCAGCCGTGGGGCAACCGCAACATGTTCGTGCTGCCGGCCGGTCAGATCCCGCCGAACCCGAGCGAGCTGCTCGGCTCGCGCACCATGGTCACGCTCCTCAAGGAGCTCGAGGCGGAGTTCGACACCGTGCTCATCGACGCGCCGCCCCTCCTCCCCGTCACCGACAGCGCCGTGCTGTCGAAGAGCGCGGGCGGGGCGATCCTCATCGTGTCGTCCGGTCGCGCGCACCGGGGACAGGTCCACGCGGCCATCGAGTCGCTGAACAGCGTCGGCGCCGAGGTGCTCGGCGTGGTGCTGACCATGCTCCCGACCAAGGGCCCCGACGCCTACGGGTACGGCCAGTACGGCTACTCGTACGTGCGCCCCGACAGCGCCGAGACCACGAGCCCGGCCGCTCCCTGA
- a CDS encoding LLM class flavin-dependent oxidoreductase produces MPLDVLDLAPRPFGGTNADAVAGSIRLAQAAEAAGYSRFWVAEHHGMPGIASSAPAVLLAGIAARTSTIRVGSGGVMLPNHTPLVVAEQFGTLRALYGDRVDLGIGRAPGTDGATAMALRRSEAGLGVDDFPQQLVDLVGFFTGGMADDNPLRGITAVPGLGDRPQMWLLGSSGYSAQVAAALGIRFAFAHHFAGDRTEQALALYRERFEPSDDLAAPHSAIAVSVIADEDPDVVEREARAGRITWLRMRQGGKPQPVDPAEAAAYAFSDLEREIIGARDRRQAIGSPDAVRIGLERLLASTGADELIVAPSSTTLEHRIQTLRTVRDLAIGEASAA; encoded by the coding sequence GTGCCCCTGGACGTCCTCGACCTCGCTCCCCGTCCCTTCGGCGGCACGAACGCCGACGCCGTCGCCGGCAGCATCCGCCTCGCGCAGGCCGCCGAGGCCGCCGGGTACTCGAGGTTCTGGGTGGCCGAGCACCACGGCATGCCGGGGATCGCGAGCTCCGCCCCGGCCGTCCTGCTGGCCGGCATCGCCGCCCGCACCTCCACCATCCGCGTCGGCAGCGGCGGCGTCATGCTGCCGAACCACACGCCGCTCGTCGTCGCCGAGCAGTTCGGGACCCTCCGCGCGCTCTACGGCGACCGCGTCGACCTCGGCATCGGCCGGGCTCCCGGCACCGACGGCGCGACCGCGATGGCGCTCCGCCGCAGCGAGGCGGGCCTCGGCGTCGACGACTTCCCGCAGCAGCTCGTCGACCTCGTCGGCTTCTTCACGGGCGGCATGGCCGACGACAACCCGCTGCGGGGGATCACGGCCGTGCCGGGGCTCGGCGACCGCCCGCAGATGTGGCTGCTGGGATCCAGCGGCTACTCCGCGCAGGTCGCCGCGGCCCTCGGGATCCGGTTCGCCTTCGCGCACCACTTCGCCGGCGACCGCACGGAGCAGGCGCTCGCGCTGTACCGCGAGCGCTTCGAGCCGAGCGACGACCTCGCCGCGCCGCACAGCGCCATCGCCGTGAGCGTCATCGCCGACGAGGACCCCGATGTCGTCGAGCGCGAGGCGCGCGCCGGCCGCATCACGTGGCTCCGCATGCGGCAGGGCGGGAAGCCCCAGCCCGTGGATCCCGCTGAGGCAGCCGCATACGCGTTCAGCGACCTCGAGCGCGAGATCATCGGGGCGCGCGATCGCCGCCAGGCCATCGGCTCGCCCGACGCCGTGCGCATCGGCCTCGAGCGCCTGCTCGCGAGCACGGGAGCCGACGAGCTCATCGTCGCGCCGTCGTCCACGACGCTCGAGCACCGCATCCAGACGCTCCGAACCGTGCGCGATCTGGCCATCGGCGAGGCAAGCGCCGCCTGA
- a CDS encoding transglycosylase domain-containing protein, which yields MRKTDLTISTRLGAFLGLVGMSTIAGVLVAAMVTPAIAVSGIAANSTIGVFEDIPDNLQIDNLAQKTVLFAKQGDQQVPFAEFFSQDREEVPWEAVSSYAKDAAIATEDPRYYEHGGVDVLSAARALAQNVLNKEVQSGASTITMQYVRNVLVQKAQNMVDSSDEATQAEGRKAFKEATQPDMPRKLKEMRMAIGVEKKYSKNEILLAYLNIANFGSRVYGIESAARYYFNVSAADLTLEQAASLIATVNAPEVFKIDNPDNLERNKERRDLLLRNMLKEQKITQEQYDTASAAAITPTITPSTSGCIQANPISAAYFCDYVKNEILTNDEFGDTRADRDALLKRGGMQVYTTLDLDIQGNAAEQMRKQVPTTARFTKIGGSVVSREVKTGRIIAMAQNTDYGVGEQPGITEVNYSADFAHGGSRGFQVGSTYKIFTLVDWLKSGKSVYQTVNASKTTWQKSEFTACGDRLSGDPYPVTNDTNTGATSNQTVLQATVASVNSAFIAMASQLDICDITNTARDMGVYNANPQQPVSNQPSDVVGSGGNNVAPLQMATAFSSVANQGTTCPPIAIDKVVLPDESELVTPKSECTQAMSPEVANTAAFTLKAVMGGTGAASNPRDGTEIMGKTGTTDRSKDTWFVGSSTAVTTAVWVGNVEGFVSMRRNVLNGSAADSARHRIFKPLQTFIDDRYPAEGFPAPSSTLTKKPYVPPAPKPTQSAAPTAPEAPAVPAAPAQPAPPAEG from the coding sequence ATGAGGAAAACTGACCTGACCATCTCGACCCGGTTGGGCGCGTTCCTCGGACTCGTCGGCATGAGCACGATCGCCGGCGTGCTCGTCGCCGCCATGGTGACCCCCGCCATCGCCGTCTCCGGCATCGCGGCCAACAGCACCATCGGCGTGTTCGAGGACATCCCGGACAACCTGCAGATCGACAACCTCGCGCAGAAGACCGTGCTCTTCGCCAAGCAGGGCGACCAGCAGGTGCCCTTCGCCGAGTTCTTCTCGCAGGACCGCGAGGAGGTCCCGTGGGAGGCCGTCTCGTCGTACGCGAAGGACGCCGCGATCGCGACCGAGGACCCCCGCTACTACGAGCACGGCGGCGTCGACGTCCTCTCGGCCGCTCGCGCCCTCGCGCAGAACGTGCTGAACAAGGAGGTCCAGTCCGGCGCCTCCACCATCACGATGCAGTACGTCCGCAACGTCCTGGTGCAGAAGGCCCAGAACATGGTCGACTCCTCCGACGAGGCCACGCAGGCCGAGGGACGCAAGGCCTTCAAGGAGGCCACCCAGCCCGACATGCCCCGCAAGCTCAAGGAGATGCGGATGGCGATCGGGGTGGAGAAGAAGTACTCCAAGAACGAGATCCTCCTTGCGTACCTCAACATCGCGAACTTCGGCAGCCGGGTCTACGGCATCGAGTCCGCGGCGCGTTACTACTTCAACGTCTCCGCCGCCGACCTGACCCTCGAGCAGGCCGCGAGCCTGATCGCGACCGTCAACGCGCCCGAGGTCTTCAAGATCGACAACCCGGACAACCTGGAGCGCAACAAGGAGCGCCGCGACCTCCTGCTGAGGAACATGCTCAAGGAGCAGAAGATCACGCAGGAGCAGTACGACACCGCGTCGGCCGCGGCCATCACGCCGACGATCACGCCCTCCACGAGCGGCTGCATCCAGGCCAACCCGATCTCGGCCGCGTACTTCTGCGACTACGTGAAGAACGAGATCCTCACGAACGATGAATTCGGCGACACGCGAGCGGATCGCGACGCTCTGCTCAAGCGCGGCGGCATGCAGGTCTATACGACGCTCGACCTCGACATCCAGGGCAACGCGGCGGAGCAGATGCGCAAGCAGGTGCCGACGACCGCGCGCTTCACGAAGATCGGCGGATCCGTCGTCTCCCGCGAGGTGAAGACGGGCCGTATCATCGCGATGGCGCAGAACACGGATTACGGGGTCGGCGAGCAGCCCGGCATCACCGAGGTCAACTACTCCGCCGACTTCGCGCACGGCGGCTCTCGGGGCTTCCAGGTGGGATCGACGTACAAGATCTTCACGCTGGTCGACTGGTTGAAGAGCGGCAAGTCCGTCTACCAGACCGTGAACGCGTCCAAGACGACGTGGCAGAAGAGCGAGTTCACCGCGTGTGGTGATCGCTTGAGCGGAGATCCCTATCCCGTCACGAATGACACGAACACCGGCGCGACCTCCAACCAGACGGTCCTCCAGGCCACTGTGGCGTCCGTCAACTCCGCGTTCATCGCCATGGCCAGCCAGCTGGACATCTGCGACATCACGAACACCGCCAGGGACATGGGCGTGTACAACGCCAATCCGCAGCAGCCTGTCTCGAACCAGCCCTCGGACGTCGTGGGCTCGGGCGGCAACAACGTCGCCCCGCTCCAGATGGCCACCGCCTTCTCATCCGTCGCGAACCAGGGAACGACGTGCCCGCCCATCGCGATCGACAAGGTCGTCCTCCCGGACGAGTCCGAGCTCGTGACCCCGAAGAGCGAGTGCACGCAGGCCATGAGCCCCGAGGTCGCCAACACGGCCGCCTTCACCCTCAAGGCCGTCATGGGCGGCACGGGTGCGGCGTCGAACCCTCGGGACGGCACCGAGATCATGGGCAAGACCGGCACGACCGACCGCTCGAAGGACACGTGGTTCGTCGGGTCCTCCACCGCGGTCACGACGGCCGTCTGGGTCGGCAACGTGGAGGGCTTCGTGTCCATGCGCCGCAACGTCCTCAACGGCTCGGCCGCGGACAGCGCGCGTCACCGGATCTTCAAGCCGCTGCAGACATTCATCGACGACCGCTACCCGGCGGAGGGCTTCCCCGCCCCGAGCAGCACGCTGACGAAGAAGCCGTACGTGCCGCCGGCACCGAAGCCCACGCAGTCGGCGGCGCCCACGGCACCCGAGGCGCCCGCTGTTCCGGCGGCGCCCGCCCAGCCCGCCCCTCCCGCGGAGGGATGA
- a CDS encoding metallophosphoesterase, with translation MGVLGTIARTVGGVAAAGAAVFAYASFYERRRFTLREVTVPVLPVGADPIRVLHLSDMHMAPWQHKKQRWVRELAELKPDLVVDTGDNTGHEQGIVAVEETLEAFRGIPGVFVHGSNDYYGPMLKNPFKYFTANTHATQRPADLDLPRLERLYASLGWVDLNNAAGAIEVNGTLLEFFGVDDPHRDFDHLEALPGALDALREDGEAYQGASDAPVVSIGVAHAPYRRVLDSFVTNGARMIFAGHTHGGQVCVPGYGALVTNCDIPRRQVKGLSVWPHADRASFLNVSAGLGTSIYAPVRFACFPEATLLTLTAV, from the coding sequence ATGGGCGTGCTCGGCACCATCGCACGCACCGTCGGCGGCGTCGCCGCGGCCGGCGCGGCGGTCTTCGCGTACGCGTCCTTCTATGAGCGGCGCCGCTTCACCCTCCGCGAGGTGACGGTGCCGGTACTCCCTGTGGGCGCCGACCCCATCCGCGTGCTCCACCTGTCGGACATGCACATGGCACCGTGGCAGCACAAGAAGCAGCGCTGGGTGCGCGAGCTCGCGGAGCTCAAGCCCGACCTCGTCGTCGACACCGGCGACAACACGGGACACGAGCAGGGCATCGTCGCGGTCGAGGAGACGCTCGAGGCCTTCCGCGGGATCCCAGGTGTCTTCGTGCACGGCTCGAACGACTACTACGGGCCCATGCTCAAGAACCCGTTCAAGTACTTCACCGCCAACACGCACGCCACGCAGCGCCCGGCCGACCTCGACCTCCCCCGGCTCGAGCGGCTGTACGCGTCGCTCGGCTGGGTCGACCTCAACAACGCCGCGGGCGCGATCGAGGTCAACGGCACGCTGCTCGAGTTCTTCGGGGTCGACGACCCGCACCGCGACTTCGACCACCTCGAGGCGCTCCCCGGAGCCCTCGACGCGCTGCGCGAGGACGGGGAGGCCTACCAGGGCGCATCGGACGCCCCCGTCGTGTCCATCGGCGTCGCGCACGCCCCCTACCGCCGAGTGCTCGACTCGTTCGTCACCAACGGCGCCCGCATGATCTTCGCCGGGCACACACACGGCGGCCAGGTCTGCGTGCCCGGCTACGGCGCGCTCGTCACCAACTGCGACATCCCGCGCCGCCAGGTGAAGGGCCTCAGCGTCTGGCCGCACGCCGACCGGGCGTCGTTCCTCAACGTGAGCGCGGGCCTCGGCACGTCGATCTACGCGCCCGTGCGCTTCGCCTGCTTCCCCGAGGCCACGCTGCTCACGCTCACGGCGGTCTGA
- a CDS encoding thymidine kinase: MAKLYFRFGAMNSGKSTSMLQAAYNYEERGQHVLLTKPVIDTKGDRDIVSRLGVRRPVDFLLEPDADVWQEFGIHRERVLQEKGGPTACLLVDEAQFLRESQVDDLLRIAILQDVPVIAYGIRTDFQTVAFPGSRRLLEIAHSLEEMKTICRCGRKAVFNARQVGERFIFAGDQVAIDGEDVTYMSLCGACYLAESGGVLTSGRPVEASASAFGYPAGPDADFA; the protein is encoded by the coding sequence ATGGCCAAGCTCTACTTCCGTTTCGGCGCGATGAACAGCGGCAAGAGCACCTCGATGCTCCAGGCCGCCTACAACTACGAGGAGCGCGGGCAGCACGTGCTGCTCACGAAGCCCGTGATCGACACCAAGGGCGACCGCGACATCGTGTCTCGGCTCGGCGTCCGTCGCCCGGTGGACTTCCTCCTCGAGCCGGACGCGGACGTCTGGCAGGAGTTCGGGATCCACCGCGAACGCGTCCTGCAGGAGAAGGGCGGCCCGACGGCGTGCCTCCTCGTCGACGAGGCGCAGTTCCTCCGCGAGTCGCAGGTGGACGACCTGCTGCGCATCGCGATCCTGCAGGACGTGCCCGTCATCGCCTACGGGATCCGCACCGACTTCCAGACGGTCGCGTTCCCCGGGAGCCGGCGGCTGCTGGAGATCGCGCACAGCCTGGAGGAGATGAAGACCATCTGCCGCTGCGGCCGCAAGGCCGTCTTCAACGCGCGCCAGGTCGGCGAGCGGTTCATCTTCGCCGGCGACCAGGTCGCGATCGACGGCGAGGACGTCACGTACATGTCGCTCTGCGGTGCCTGCTACCTCGCGGAGAGCGGGGGAGTGCTCACGAGCGGCCGGCCCGTCGAGGCGAGCGCGTCGGCCTTCGGCTACCCCGCGGGCCCTGACGCCGACTTCGCCTGA